The Brachyhypopomus gauderio isolate BG-103 chromosome 1, BGAUD_0.2, whole genome shotgun sequence genome includes a window with the following:
- the brd7 gene encoding bromodomain-containing protein 7 isoform X3, which yields MGKKHKKHKSEKHAYDVDYADRPLKLVLKVAGNEVTTGSSSLEQVYDEQIDYDKHKDKKKKKKKKDERDRDSPPLSPGDDRKRKKMTKKRKGQDYLDMEWDERSRTPARSDISQDKPLTPSLAKTEAEKEQTPLQEALSQLIRQLQRKDPNAFFSFPVTDLIAPGYSLIIKRPMDFSTIKEKVKTECYQSLEELKTDFKVMCGNAMIYNKPDTIYYKAAKKLLHSGLKILSPERLESLKQSIEFMADLKTPSSRTAEEGEDDAMASDPTKDGSSPMDTSDNSQSPRVTNRDTPSKDCKEEVQRSVSQAERDLEDIKKVMEESGGKLSSRSLQCELDFDRRKPDGTTTLAILNPAELSAGDPGYCPVKLGMLGGRLQTGVNTLQGFKEDKRNRVTPVTYMNYGPFSSYAPTYDSSFANISKEDSDLIYSFYGDESSLQGSESIADFLTKSEEHVYRMADNLLDMLTSGEHSRQLKENKAIRSAQEGEELVENTDTAAVEVVGAESSSRNISTPPSSTVVLGLDLLAENFSSEEQFQKKLDETTLLLRNLQEAQRERLSAKQPPNMICLLAPSAREIQLAEKVTENLAQLTSQVAPGDVSSVYGIRKAMGISLPMESTEHTLTHLTTVGADQLNGAGTFSEDAPAV from the exons ATGGGCAAAAAGCATAAaaaacataaatcagaaaaacacGCATACGACG TAGACTACGCAGACAGGCCGCTGAAACTCGTGTTGAAGGTGGCGGGCAATGAAGTTACCACAGGAAGCTCTAGTCTGGAGCAGGTTTACGACGAACAGATAGATTACGATAAACACAAggacaagaagaagaagaagaaaaagaaagacgaAAGGGATAGGGACAGCCCGCCTCTCTCACCAGGGGAcgacaggaaaaggaaaaag ATGACCAAAAAGAGAAAAGGCCAGGATTACCTGGATATGGAGTGGGATGAGCGCAGCAGAACTCCTGCCCGGTCAGATATATCCCAGGATaaacccctcactccctcactggCTAAAACAGAAG CAGAAAAAGAACAGACTCCACTACAGGAAGCATTGAGCCAACTTATCAGGCAGTTACAGAG AAAAGACCCCAACGCGTTCTTCTCGTTCCCCGTCACCGACCTCATTGCTCCTGGATACTCTCTGATCATCAAGAGGCCCATGGATTTTAGCACCATCAAGGAGAAGGTGAAGACCGAGTGTTACCAGTCCCTGGAGGAGCTGAAG ACGGATTTCAAGGTTATGTGCGGGAACGCCATGATTTACAACAAGCCAGACACAATTTACTACAAGGCAGCTAAGAAGCTACTCCACTCTGGCTTGAAGATCCTGAGCCCA gaGAGGCTCGAAAGCCTGAAACAGAGCATTGAATTTATGGCAGACCTGAAGACTCCCAGCAGCAGGACAGCAGAGGAGGGCGAGGATGATGCCATGGCGTCTGACCCCACCAAAGATGGGTCATCTCCCATGGATACTAGTGACAACTCTCAGTCACCTAGAGTGACCAACAGGGACACTCCCAG TAAGGACTGCAAAGAGGAGGTCCAGAGGAGCGTGAGCCAGGCTGAGCGAGACCTGGAGGACATTAAGAAGGTCATGGAGGAGTCTGGGGGGAAACTCTCCAGCAGGAGCCTGCAGTGTGAG CTGGACTTTGATCGGAGGAAACCTGATGGTACAACCACCCTGGCAATCCTGAACCCAGCTGAGCTCAGTgctggag ATCCTGGGTACTGCCCAGTGAAACTGGGGATGCTAGGTGGTAGGCTGCAGACTGGAGTGAACACCCTGCAGGGATTCAAGGAGGACAAGAGAAACCGAGTCACACCAG TGACGTATATGAACTACGGCCCCTTCAGCTCCTACGCCCCGACCTACGACTCCAGCTTCGCCAACATCAGTAAAGAGGATTCGGACCTCATCTACTCCTTCTATGGAGACGAGTCCAGCCTGCAGGGctcagagag CATTGCAGATTTCCTGACCAAGTCTGAAGAGCATGTGTACAGAATGGCTGATAATCTTCTGGACATGCTGACCAGCGGAGAGCACTCAAGACAGCTGAAGGAAAACAAGGCGATAAGG AGCGCTCAGGAAGGGGAGGAGCTAGTGGAGAATACGGACACTGCTGCTGTTGAG GTGGTTGGGGCAGAGTCCAGCAGCAGGAACATCAGCACGCCTCCAAGTTCCACAGTGGTTTTAGGTCTCGACCTGTTGGCTGAGAACTTCAGCTCGGAAG AACAGTTCCAGAAGAAACTGGACGAGACCACCCTGCTGCTCAGGAACCTGCAGGaagctcagagagagagactgagtgccAAACAGCCCCCCAACATGATCTGTTTGCTGGCTCCTTCTGCCCGAGAGATACAgctag CGGAGAAGGTGACGGAGAACCTGGCCCAGCTGACCAGCCAGGTGGCTCCTGGAGATGTGAGCAGTGTGTACGGAATTAGAAAGGCCATGGGCATCTCATTGCCTATGGAGTCTAcagagcacacactcactcacctgacTACAG TGGGAGCGGATCAGCTGAACGGAGCAGGCACATTCTCGGAGGACGCCCCCGCCGTCTAG
- the brd7 gene encoding bromodomain-containing protein 7 isoform X1 produces MGKKHKKHKSEKHAYDVDYADRPLKLVLKVAGNEVTTGSSSLEQVYDEQIDYDKHKDKKKKKKKKDERDRDSPPLSPGDDRKRKKMTKKRKGQDYLDMEWDERSRTPARSDISQDKPLTPSLAKTEAEKEQTPLQEALSQLIRQLQRKDPNAFFSFPVTDLIAPGYSLIIKRPMDFSTIKEKVKTECYQSLEELKTDFKVMCGNAMIYNKPDTIYYKAAKKLLHSGLKILSPERLESLKQSIEFMADLKTPSSRTAEEGEDDAMASDPTKDGSSPMDTSDNSQSPRVTNRDTPSKDCKEEVQRSVSQAERDLEDIKKVMEESGGKLSSRSLQCELDFDRRKPDGTTTLAILNPAELSAGDPGYCPVKLGMLGGRLQTGVNTLQGFKEDKRNRVTPVTYMNYGPFSSYAPTYDSSFANISKEDSDLIYSFYGDESSLQGSESIADFLTKSEEHVYRMADNLLDMLTSGEHSRQLKENKAIRSAQEGEELVENTDTAAVEVVGAESSSRNISTPPSSTVVLGLDLLAENFSSEAEQFQKKLDETTLLLRNLQEAQRERLSAKQPPNMICLLAPSAREIQLAEKVTENLAQLTSQVAPGDVSSVYGIRKAMGISLPMESTEHTLTHLTTVGADQLNGAGTFSEDAPAV; encoded by the exons ATGGGCAAAAAGCATAAaaaacataaatcagaaaaacacGCATACGACG TAGACTACGCAGACAGGCCGCTGAAACTCGTGTTGAAGGTGGCGGGCAATGAAGTTACCACAGGAAGCTCTAGTCTGGAGCAGGTTTACGACGAACAGATAGATTACGATAAACACAAggacaagaagaagaagaagaaaaagaaagacgaAAGGGATAGGGACAGCCCGCCTCTCTCACCAGGGGAcgacaggaaaaggaaaaag ATGACCAAAAAGAGAAAAGGCCAGGATTACCTGGATATGGAGTGGGATGAGCGCAGCAGAACTCCTGCCCGGTCAGATATATCCCAGGATaaacccctcactccctcactggCTAAAACAGAAG CAGAAAAAGAACAGACTCCACTACAGGAAGCATTGAGCCAACTTATCAGGCAGTTACAGAG AAAAGACCCCAACGCGTTCTTCTCGTTCCCCGTCACCGACCTCATTGCTCCTGGATACTCTCTGATCATCAAGAGGCCCATGGATTTTAGCACCATCAAGGAGAAGGTGAAGACCGAGTGTTACCAGTCCCTGGAGGAGCTGAAG ACGGATTTCAAGGTTATGTGCGGGAACGCCATGATTTACAACAAGCCAGACACAATTTACTACAAGGCAGCTAAGAAGCTACTCCACTCTGGCTTGAAGATCCTGAGCCCA gaGAGGCTCGAAAGCCTGAAACAGAGCATTGAATTTATGGCAGACCTGAAGACTCCCAGCAGCAGGACAGCAGAGGAGGGCGAGGATGATGCCATGGCGTCTGACCCCACCAAAGATGGGTCATCTCCCATGGATACTAGTGACAACTCTCAGTCACCTAGAGTGACCAACAGGGACACTCCCAG TAAGGACTGCAAAGAGGAGGTCCAGAGGAGCGTGAGCCAGGCTGAGCGAGACCTGGAGGACATTAAGAAGGTCATGGAGGAGTCTGGGGGGAAACTCTCCAGCAGGAGCCTGCAGTGTGAG CTGGACTTTGATCGGAGGAAACCTGATGGTACAACCACCCTGGCAATCCTGAACCCAGCTGAGCTCAGTgctggag ATCCTGGGTACTGCCCAGTGAAACTGGGGATGCTAGGTGGTAGGCTGCAGACTGGAGTGAACACCCTGCAGGGATTCAAGGAGGACAAGAGAAACCGAGTCACACCAG TGACGTATATGAACTACGGCCCCTTCAGCTCCTACGCCCCGACCTACGACTCCAGCTTCGCCAACATCAGTAAAGAGGATTCGGACCTCATCTACTCCTTCTATGGAGACGAGTCCAGCCTGCAGGGctcagagag CATTGCAGATTTCCTGACCAAGTCTGAAGAGCATGTGTACAGAATGGCTGATAATCTTCTGGACATGCTGACCAGCGGAGAGCACTCAAGACAGCTGAAGGAAAACAAGGCGATAAGG AGCGCTCAGGAAGGGGAGGAGCTAGTGGAGAATACGGACACTGCTGCTGTTGAG GTGGTTGGGGCAGAGTCCAGCAGCAGGAACATCAGCACGCCTCCAAGTTCCACAGTGGTTTTAGGTCTCGACCTGTTGGCTGAGAACTTCAGCTCGGAAG CAGAACAGTTCCAGAAGAAACTGGACGAGACCACCCTGCTGCTCAGGAACCTGCAGGaagctcagagagagagactgagtgccAAACAGCCCCCCAACATGATCTGTTTGCTGGCTCCTTCTGCCCGAGAGATACAgctag CGGAGAAGGTGACGGAGAACCTGGCCCAGCTGACCAGCCAGGTGGCTCCTGGAGATGTGAGCAGTGTGTACGGAATTAGAAAGGCCATGGGCATCTCATTGCCTATGGAGTCTAcagagcacacactcactcacctgacTACAG TGGGAGCGGATCAGCTGAACGGAGCAGGCACATTCTCGGAGGACGCCCCCGCCGTCTAG
- the brd7 gene encoding bromodomain-containing protein 7 isoform X5 — MGKKHKKHKSEKHAYDDYADRPLKLVLKVAGNEVTTGSSSLEQVYDEQIDYDKHKDKKKKKKKKDERDRDSPPLSPGDDRKRKKMTKKRKGQDYLDMEWDERSRTPARSDISQDKPLTPSLAKTEEKEQTPLQEALSQLIRQLQRKDPNAFFSFPVTDLIAPGYSLIIKRPMDFSTIKEKVKTECYQSLEELKTDFKVMCGNAMIYNKPDTIYYKAAKKLLHSGLKILSPERLESLKQSIEFMADLKTPSSRTAEEGEDDAMASDPTKDGSSPMDTSDNSQSPRVTNRDTPSKDCKEEVQRSVSQAERDLEDIKKVMEESGGKLSSRSLQCELDFDRRKPDGTTTLAILNPAELSAGDPGYCPVKLGMLGGRLQTGVNTLQGFKEDKRNRVTPVTYMNYGPFSSYAPTYDSSFANISKEDSDLIYSFYGDESSLQGSESIADFLTKSEEHVYRMADNLLDMLTSGEHSRQLKENKAIRSAQEGEELVENTDTAAVEVVGAESSSRNISTPPSSTVVLGLDLLAENFSSEAEQFQKKLDETTLLLRNLQEAQRERLSAKQPPNMICLLAPSAREIQLAEKVTENLAQLTSQVAPGDVSSVYGIRKAMGISLPMESTEHTLTHLTTVGADQLNGAGTFSEDAPAV; from the exons ATGGGCAAAAAGCATAAaaaacataaatcagaaaaacacGCATACGACG ACTACGCAGACAGGCCGCTGAAACTCGTGTTGAAGGTGGCGGGCAATGAAGTTACCACAGGAAGCTCTAGTCTGGAGCAGGTTTACGACGAACAGATAGATTACGATAAACACAAggacaagaagaagaagaagaaaaagaaagacgaAAGGGATAGGGACAGCCCGCCTCTCTCACCAGGGGAcgacaggaaaaggaaaaag ATGACCAAAAAGAGAAAAGGCCAGGATTACCTGGATATGGAGTGGGATGAGCGCAGCAGAACTCCTGCCCGGTCAGATATATCCCAGGATaaacccctcactccctcactggCTAAAACAGAAG AAAAAGAACAGACTCCACTACAGGAAGCATTGAGCCAACTTATCAGGCAGTTACAGAG AAAAGACCCCAACGCGTTCTTCTCGTTCCCCGTCACCGACCTCATTGCTCCTGGATACTCTCTGATCATCAAGAGGCCCATGGATTTTAGCACCATCAAGGAGAAGGTGAAGACCGAGTGTTACCAGTCCCTGGAGGAGCTGAAG ACGGATTTCAAGGTTATGTGCGGGAACGCCATGATTTACAACAAGCCAGACACAATTTACTACAAGGCAGCTAAGAAGCTACTCCACTCTGGCTTGAAGATCCTGAGCCCA gaGAGGCTCGAAAGCCTGAAACAGAGCATTGAATTTATGGCAGACCTGAAGACTCCCAGCAGCAGGACAGCAGAGGAGGGCGAGGATGATGCCATGGCGTCTGACCCCACCAAAGATGGGTCATCTCCCATGGATACTAGTGACAACTCTCAGTCACCTAGAGTGACCAACAGGGACACTCCCAG TAAGGACTGCAAAGAGGAGGTCCAGAGGAGCGTGAGCCAGGCTGAGCGAGACCTGGAGGACATTAAGAAGGTCATGGAGGAGTCTGGGGGGAAACTCTCCAGCAGGAGCCTGCAGTGTGAG CTGGACTTTGATCGGAGGAAACCTGATGGTACAACCACCCTGGCAATCCTGAACCCAGCTGAGCTCAGTgctggag ATCCTGGGTACTGCCCAGTGAAACTGGGGATGCTAGGTGGTAGGCTGCAGACTGGAGTGAACACCCTGCAGGGATTCAAGGAGGACAAGAGAAACCGAGTCACACCAG TGACGTATATGAACTACGGCCCCTTCAGCTCCTACGCCCCGACCTACGACTCCAGCTTCGCCAACATCAGTAAAGAGGATTCGGACCTCATCTACTCCTTCTATGGAGACGAGTCCAGCCTGCAGGGctcagagag CATTGCAGATTTCCTGACCAAGTCTGAAGAGCATGTGTACAGAATGGCTGATAATCTTCTGGACATGCTGACCAGCGGAGAGCACTCAAGACAGCTGAAGGAAAACAAGGCGATAAGG AGCGCTCAGGAAGGGGAGGAGCTAGTGGAGAATACGGACACTGCTGCTGTTGAG GTGGTTGGGGCAGAGTCCAGCAGCAGGAACATCAGCACGCCTCCAAGTTCCACAGTGGTTTTAGGTCTCGACCTGTTGGCTGAGAACTTCAGCTCGGAAG CAGAACAGTTCCAGAAGAAACTGGACGAGACCACCCTGCTGCTCAGGAACCTGCAGGaagctcagagagagagactgagtgccAAACAGCCCCCCAACATGATCTGTTTGCTGGCTCCTTCTGCCCGAGAGATACAgctag CGGAGAAGGTGACGGAGAACCTGGCCCAGCTGACCAGCCAGGTGGCTCCTGGAGATGTGAGCAGTGTGTACGGAATTAGAAAGGCCATGGGCATCTCATTGCCTATGGAGTCTAcagagcacacactcactcacctgacTACAG TGGGAGCGGATCAGCTGAACGGAGCAGGCACATTCTCGGAGGACGCCCCCGCCGTCTAG
- the brd7 gene encoding bromodomain-containing protein 7 isoform X6 — MTKKRKGQDYLDMEWDERSRTPARSDISQDKPLTPSLAKTEAEKEQTPLQEALSQLIRQLQRKDPNAFFSFPVTDLIAPGYSLIIKRPMDFSTIKEKVKTECYQSLEELKTDFKVMCGNAMIYNKPDTIYYKAAKKLLHSGLKILSPERLESLKQSIEFMADLKTPSSRTAEEGEDDAMASDPTKDGSSPMDTSDNSQSPRVTNRDTPSKDCKEEVQRSVSQAERDLEDIKKVMEESGGKLSSRSLQCELDFDRRKPDGTTTLAILNPAELSAGDPGYCPVKLGMLGGRLQTGVNTLQGFKEDKRNRVTPVTYMNYGPFSSYAPTYDSSFANISKEDSDLIYSFYGDESSLQGSESIADFLTKSEEHVYRMADNLLDMLTSGEHSRQLKENKAIRSAQEGEELVENTDTAAVEVVGAESSSRNISTPPSSTVVLGLDLLAENFSSEAEQFQKKLDETTLLLRNLQEAQRERLSAKQPPNMICLLAPSAREIQLAEKVTENLAQLTSQVAPGDVSSVYGIRKAMGISLPMESTEHTLTHLTTVGADQLNGAGTFSEDAPAV; from the exons ATGACCAAAAAGAGAAAAGGCCAGGATTACCTGGATATGGAGTGGGATGAGCGCAGCAGAACTCCTGCCCGGTCAGATATATCCCAGGATaaacccctcactccctcactggCTAAAACAGAAG CAGAAAAAGAACAGACTCCACTACAGGAAGCATTGAGCCAACTTATCAGGCAGTTACAGAG AAAAGACCCCAACGCGTTCTTCTCGTTCCCCGTCACCGACCTCATTGCTCCTGGATACTCTCTGATCATCAAGAGGCCCATGGATTTTAGCACCATCAAGGAGAAGGTGAAGACCGAGTGTTACCAGTCCCTGGAGGAGCTGAAG ACGGATTTCAAGGTTATGTGCGGGAACGCCATGATTTACAACAAGCCAGACACAATTTACTACAAGGCAGCTAAGAAGCTACTCCACTCTGGCTTGAAGATCCTGAGCCCA gaGAGGCTCGAAAGCCTGAAACAGAGCATTGAATTTATGGCAGACCTGAAGACTCCCAGCAGCAGGACAGCAGAGGAGGGCGAGGATGATGCCATGGCGTCTGACCCCACCAAAGATGGGTCATCTCCCATGGATACTAGTGACAACTCTCAGTCACCTAGAGTGACCAACAGGGACACTCCCAG TAAGGACTGCAAAGAGGAGGTCCAGAGGAGCGTGAGCCAGGCTGAGCGAGACCTGGAGGACATTAAGAAGGTCATGGAGGAGTCTGGGGGGAAACTCTCCAGCAGGAGCCTGCAGTGTGAG CTGGACTTTGATCGGAGGAAACCTGATGGTACAACCACCCTGGCAATCCTGAACCCAGCTGAGCTCAGTgctggag ATCCTGGGTACTGCCCAGTGAAACTGGGGATGCTAGGTGGTAGGCTGCAGACTGGAGTGAACACCCTGCAGGGATTCAAGGAGGACAAGAGAAACCGAGTCACACCAG TGACGTATATGAACTACGGCCCCTTCAGCTCCTACGCCCCGACCTACGACTCCAGCTTCGCCAACATCAGTAAAGAGGATTCGGACCTCATCTACTCCTTCTATGGAGACGAGTCCAGCCTGCAGGGctcagagag CATTGCAGATTTCCTGACCAAGTCTGAAGAGCATGTGTACAGAATGGCTGATAATCTTCTGGACATGCTGACCAGCGGAGAGCACTCAAGACAGCTGAAGGAAAACAAGGCGATAAGG AGCGCTCAGGAAGGGGAGGAGCTAGTGGAGAATACGGACACTGCTGCTGTTGAG GTGGTTGGGGCAGAGTCCAGCAGCAGGAACATCAGCACGCCTCCAAGTTCCACAGTGGTTTTAGGTCTCGACCTGTTGGCTGAGAACTTCAGCTCGGAAG CAGAACAGTTCCAGAAGAAACTGGACGAGACCACCCTGCTGCTCAGGAACCTGCAGGaagctcagagagagagactgagtgccAAACAGCCCCCCAACATGATCTGTTTGCTGGCTCCTTCTGCCCGAGAGATACAgctag CGGAGAAGGTGACGGAGAACCTGGCCCAGCTGACCAGCCAGGTGGCTCCTGGAGATGTGAGCAGTGTGTACGGAATTAGAAAGGCCATGGGCATCTCATTGCCTATGGAGTCTAcagagcacacactcactcacctgacTACAG TGGGAGCGGATCAGCTGAACGGAGCAGGCACATTCTCGGAGGACGCCCCCGCCGTCTAG
- the brd7 gene encoding bromodomain-containing protein 7 isoform X2: MGKKHKKHKSEKHAYDVDYADRPLKLVLKVAGNEVTTGSSSLEQVYDEQIDYDKHKDKKKKKKKKDERDRDSPPLSPGDDRKRKKMTKKRKGQDYLDMEWDERSRTPARSDISQDKPLTPSLAKTEEKEQTPLQEALSQLIRQLQRKDPNAFFSFPVTDLIAPGYSLIIKRPMDFSTIKEKVKTECYQSLEELKTDFKVMCGNAMIYNKPDTIYYKAAKKLLHSGLKILSPERLESLKQSIEFMADLKTPSSRTAEEGEDDAMASDPTKDGSSPMDTSDNSQSPRVTNRDTPSKDCKEEVQRSVSQAERDLEDIKKVMEESGGKLSSRSLQCELDFDRRKPDGTTTLAILNPAELSAGDPGYCPVKLGMLGGRLQTGVNTLQGFKEDKRNRVTPVTYMNYGPFSSYAPTYDSSFANISKEDSDLIYSFYGDESSLQGSESIADFLTKSEEHVYRMADNLLDMLTSGEHSRQLKENKAIRSAQEGEELVENTDTAAVEVVGAESSSRNISTPPSSTVVLGLDLLAENFSSEAEQFQKKLDETTLLLRNLQEAQRERLSAKQPPNMICLLAPSAREIQLAEKVTENLAQLTSQVAPGDVSSVYGIRKAMGISLPMESTEHTLTHLTTVGADQLNGAGTFSEDAPAV, translated from the exons ATGGGCAAAAAGCATAAaaaacataaatcagaaaaacacGCATACGACG TAGACTACGCAGACAGGCCGCTGAAACTCGTGTTGAAGGTGGCGGGCAATGAAGTTACCACAGGAAGCTCTAGTCTGGAGCAGGTTTACGACGAACAGATAGATTACGATAAACACAAggacaagaagaagaagaagaaaaagaaagacgaAAGGGATAGGGACAGCCCGCCTCTCTCACCAGGGGAcgacaggaaaaggaaaaag ATGACCAAAAAGAGAAAAGGCCAGGATTACCTGGATATGGAGTGGGATGAGCGCAGCAGAACTCCTGCCCGGTCAGATATATCCCAGGATaaacccctcactccctcactggCTAAAACAGAAG AAAAAGAACAGACTCCACTACAGGAAGCATTGAGCCAACTTATCAGGCAGTTACAGAG AAAAGACCCCAACGCGTTCTTCTCGTTCCCCGTCACCGACCTCATTGCTCCTGGATACTCTCTGATCATCAAGAGGCCCATGGATTTTAGCACCATCAAGGAGAAGGTGAAGACCGAGTGTTACCAGTCCCTGGAGGAGCTGAAG ACGGATTTCAAGGTTATGTGCGGGAACGCCATGATTTACAACAAGCCAGACACAATTTACTACAAGGCAGCTAAGAAGCTACTCCACTCTGGCTTGAAGATCCTGAGCCCA gaGAGGCTCGAAAGCCTGAAACAGAGCATTGAATTTATGGCAGACCTGAAGACTCCCAGCAGCAGGACAGCAGAGGAGGGCGAGGATGATGCCATGGCGTCTGACCCCACCAAAGATGGGTCATCTCCCATGGATACTAGTGACAACTCTCAGTCACCTAGAGTGACCAACAGGGACACTCCCAG TAAGGACTGCAAAGAGGAGGTCCAGAGGAGCGTGAGCCAGGCTGAGCGAGACCTGGAGGACATTAAGAAGGTCATGGAGGAGTCTGGGGGGAAACTCTCCAGCAGGAGCCTGCAGTGTGAG CTGGACTTTGATCGGAGGAAACCTGATGGTACAACCACCCTGGCAATCCTGAACCCAGCTGAGCTCAGTgctggag ATCCTGGGTACTGCCCAGTGAAACTGGGGATGCTAGGTGGTAGGCTGCAGACTGGAGTGAACACCCTGCAGGGATTCAAGGAGGACAAGAGAAACCGAGTCACACCAG TGACGTATATGAACTACGGCCCCTTCAGCTCCTACGCCCCGACCTACGACTCCAGCTTCGCCAACATCAGTAAAGAGGATTCGGACCTCATCTACTCCTTCTATGGAGACGAGTCCAGCCTGCAGGGctcagagag CATTGCAGATTTCCTGACCAAGTCTGAAGAGCATGTGTACAGAATGGCTGATAATCTTCTGGACATGCTGACCAGCGGAGAGCACTCAAGACAGCTGAAGGAAAACAAGGCGATAAGG AGCGCTCAGGAAGGGGAGGAGCTAGTGGAGAATACGGACACTGCTGCTGTTGAG GTGGTTGGGGCAGAGTCCAGCAGCAGGAACATCAGCACGCCTCCAAGTTCCACAGTGGTTTTAGGTCTCGACCTGTTGGCTGAGAACTTCAGCTCGGAAG CAGAACAGTTCCAGAAGAAACTGGACGAGACCACCCTGCTGCTCAGGAACCTGCAGGaagctcagagagagagactgagtgccAAACAGCCCCCCAACATGATCTGTTTGCTGGCTCCTTCTGCCCGAGAGATACAgctag CGGAGAAGGTGACGGAGAACCTGGCCCAGCTGACCAGCCAGGTGGCTCCTGGAGATGTGAGCAGTGTGTACGGAATTAGAAAGGCCATGGGCATCTCATTGCCTATGGAGTCTAcagagcacacactcactcacctgacTACAG TGGGAGCGGATCAGCTGAACGGAGCAGGCACATTCTCGGAGGACGCCCCCGCCGTCTAG